GCGGCCCTGCGACCGGGTATCCGCCGTAGCCCGGCTGCTGGTGGGGCGAGGCCCCGTAGCCACCGTGCGGGTATTCCCCCGCGGGCGGGTGCGGGGGGTACTGGAACTCGTGCGTCGCCCGCTCCCCGTCCGTCGGCCGGCCGGAGCTCCCGTGCTCGGGAGACGCATCGTTCTGTGCCGAGTCGGGCTGCTCCGGCGTGTCCGCCGGAGTGTGCCTGTCCTGTGCGGAGGGATCGTTCTCGGTCATGTCTCCATGATGAGGGCAAGTCCTGAGAACAGGCTGAACTCAACCTGTGGGCACGGTGCGAGCGGGTCACCCGACGGCACGCAATCGCTCCGCGATCCGTTCCGGCGTGCTGTCGTTGATCCACACTCCCATTCCGGACTCCGAGCCCGCGAGGTACTTGAGCTTGTCCTCCGCCCGGCGCACCGAGAACAGTTCGAGATGCAGCCACGCCAGGTCCCGGTCGCGGTGGACGGGCGCCTGGTGCCAGCCCGCCACGTACGGCAGCGGCTTGTCATACAACGCATCGCAACGACGCAGCACCGACAGGTAGACCTCGGCGAAGTCCTCACGTTCCGCCGTGCTCAGCTCGACCAGGTCGGGCACTTGGCGGTGCGGCACCACGAGCACCTGCACCGGCCACTTCGCCGCGGGCGGCACGAACGCTGTCCAGTGTCGCCCCTTGGCCACGATGCGTCGTTGCTCGGCCCACTCCGCCTTCAGCACGTCGGCGAGCAAGGGGGTGCCCCGTTCATCCCGGTGGGCACGCGCGGCGGCAAGCATCCGTTCCGTCCGAGGCGGTACGAACGGGTAGGCGTAGATCTGCCCGTGGGGATGGTGCAGCGTCACGCCGATCTCCTCCCCTCGATTCTCGAAGGGGAAGACCAGCTCGACGCCCTCCCGTGCCGACAGCTCAGCCGTGCGGTCGGCCAGCGCCTCCAGCACCGTACGCACTCGCCGCGGGTCGAGTTCGGTGAACGAACTGTGGTGATCGCTAGTGAAGCACACCACGTCGGCGTGCCCGGTGCCGCCCGAGAACGCGGGGAACCGGTTGTCGAAGACCACCACGTCGTAATCGGCTTCGGGCACCTCGGTCGGTCGGCCCGGCGCGCTCGGACACAAGGGACACAGGTCGGCCGCCGGTTTGTAGGTGCGGGTCTGACGGTGGGCGGCCAGCACCACCAGCTCTCCGGTGAGCGGGTCGCGGCGGATCTCGGACATCGCGGTGGTCTCCGGAAGGTCCCTGGTGTCCACCGCTGTCCGCGAGCGCGTTCGTTCGCCCTCGTCGTAGTACGTGATCCGACGGCCGTCGGCCAGGCGACGCACTGTCTTGTTCACGCGCGTTCCCCGTTCTCCACGGGCACGACCACGAGCTCGCCCACGTGGGCGGACAGCACCTCACGCGCGTCCTCGGGGAGCCCTTCGTCACTGATCAGTACCTTCGCCTCGGACAACGAGGCCACCGTCGAGATTCCCACCGTGGCCCACCGAGTGTGGTCGGCGAGCACGACGAGACTCCGGCCCGCCTCCACGAGAGCCCGGTCGGCTTCGCTCTGGGTGAGGTTCGAGACTGTGAAACCGGCTCGCTCGCAGATCCCGTGGACCCCGAGGAACACCATGTCCAGATGCAAACCACGCAGGCTCTGCACCGCGAGCGGGCCCACGAGCACGTCCGATCCGCCGCGCACTCCCCCGGTGAGCACCACCACGCGGTCCGGTTGGGCGGAACCCGCCGCGATGTCGGCCACCGTGAGCGAATTCGTGACCACGGTCAGGTTCGGCACGGGGTCGAGCGCACGAGCGAGAACGGTCGTCACTGCGCTCGACGAGAGCCCGATGGCCTGGCCGGGTCTGACCCGGCGAGCGGCCTCGGCCGCGATGGCCTCGTGCCGCGCCCGCGTCTCGGCACAGGTGTCCGTTCCGCCACCGTCGGAGCGCGTCACCATGGTGGCTCCGCCGTACACCTTCTCGATCAGCCCTCTGCCCGCGAGCACGTCGAGGTCCCGCCGGATGGTCATGTCCGAGACCCCCAGCCTGCTCACGAGATCGCTTACCCGAACCGCACCGGTACGTCGGGTCTCTTCGAGAATGACCGCCTGTCGTTGTCGCGCCAGCACCGTTGACTCCGTCCCGCGACCACGCCCACTAACACAAAATCCTACGCCAATTAGCACACTCTCGGTGGTTATCACCCATACGGGGAGTGATCATGCGTTGCGATCTCAGCCCGGTATGCCTGGCAACCGGATGGCCATCAGGGCACCTCCTTCGGGCTTGTTGTTGGCGTACACCGTGCCGCCGTGGCGCTCCGCCGCCTGTTTGACGATCGCCAGGCCGAGCCCCGATCCGGGCAGGCCGCGGGCCTCCGACGACCGGTAGAAGCGGTCGAACACCCGAGGCAGGTCCTCCGGTGCGATTCCCGGCCCCGAGTCCGAGACCTCCACCACCGCCGTACCGTCTCCGAGCGACCGCAACGTCACGTGGACGGTCGAGCCCTGCGGCGAGAACTTCACGGCGTTGTCCAGCAGGTTCAACACCG
The window above is part of the Saccharomonospora glauca K62 genome. Proteins encoded here:
- a CDS encoding DeoR/GlpR family DNA-binding transcription regulator, with protein sequence MLARQRQAVILEETRRTGAVRVSDLVSRLGVSDMTIRRDLDVLAGRGLIEKVYGGATMVTRSDGGGTDTCAETRARHEAIAAEAARRVRPGQAIGLSSSAVTTVLARALDPVPNLTVVTNSLTVADIAAGSAQPDRVVVLTGGVRGGSDVLVGPLAVQSLRGLHLDMVFLGVHGICERAGFTVSNLTQSEADRALVEAGRSLVVLADHTRWATVGISTVASLSEAKVLISDEGLPEDAREVLSAHVGELVVVPVENGERA
- the galT gene encoding galactose-1-phosphate uridylyltransferase, whose translation is MNKTVRRLADGRRITYYDEGERTRSRTAVDTRDLPETTAMSEIRRDPLTGELVVLAAHRQTRTYKPAADLCPLCPSAPGRPTEVPEADYDVVVFDNRFPAFSGGTGHADVVCFTSDHHSSFTELDPRRVRTVLEALADRTAELSAREGVELVFPFENRGEEIGVTLHHPHGQIYAYPFVPPRTERMLAAARAHRDERGTPLLADVLKAEWAEQRRIVAKGRHWTAFVPPAAKWPVQVLVVPHRQVPDLVELSTAEREDFAEVYLSVLRRCDALYDKPLPYVAGWHQAPVHRDRDLAWLHLELFSVRRAEDKLKYLAGSESGMGVWINDSTPERIAERLRAVG